The Nitrososphaerota archaeon genomic interval GCTCACTCTACGGGGACGAATACGACCTTGAATGGTTCAAAAGGCATGGTTTGAAAGCAGAAGCGCTTAAGCCGCACCAAAGGTATGTAAGATATAAGCAGAAGGGAAGAGTCTACAGGATGCACCTCTACTCAGAGACGATAAAGGAGGCTGGAGACGCTTTAAGAAGAGAAGTAGAGCGTTTCGGGTTGAGGTGGTGGAAAAGCTACCAGTACTACCAACCCCTACCTGTGTATATAGAGCCATCTGTATACAATGGCGACCCGAGTTTTGATCTACATCTAATAACCTATAAGCTCGTTGAGCATACCCTCTCAAGAACCGCTCAGAACCCGTGGCTTATGGAGTTGTATGGACTTGGGGTACCTGGACTCGAAAAACCTGGACTACTCATCAGCAGCATCGACGCAGAGAGGAGGAACATAAAGGACGGTGAAGATGTCTGGGTCGAATCCTCAGCTGGGAAGCTGAGGGTAAGAGCTTTAGTGGTTGAAGGCATCAAGCCTGGAGTGGTAGGCTTACCTGCACACTTCGGCCACTGGGCTTTCAACCGCTACGCTAACGGGGTGGGTGTAAACGCGAACAGATTGATCCCGTTAGGTGAGGACTACACAGACCCAATCTCGGGGCAGCAGCCCTTTAATGACACAAAGGTGAGAGTCTACAAATAAGCCAGAGGAGGTCTGATCTATACTTTATACGAACCTCGGAACTCTCCTACTATCCACATTAGCTTAAGCATTTCTATTTTAAAGAGCGCTCCACGTAGTGAGGATTATAGCAAGTATCGTGTCAACAACGATTGTAAGTATGACAACGATGCATAAGATAAGTGCGACTAAACTTCCCTTTTTACTCCCTGAGTTGAATGCGATGCTGCCTACCACAGCAAGGGCTCCGATGGCTGCTACCCACTGCTTGACTGCGAAGAGAAGCGAGAAGGACGGTTGCGTTGCGTGAAAACCGAGTGCACCGCCTATCACCTCTGCACGCATAGCAGGGTAGAGAAGACTACCAGCTACAAAACCAGCTGCAAGTAATAAGCCGCCTAGGAAGAGGACCCTATTCGCCTTAGGCGCTAAGGCTTGAAGCCTTTTCTGCTTGAATGCGGTGAGCATCATCACAAACCCGGTGAACCAAACGACAGCGCCTAACACGAAGAATAGGACGTGAAAGAGAAGAAGTGGTGGTGCAGCAACCTCTTCGAGGAGGACCATGCCACCTCTGCCGTCTAAAGTAAAGCTTTTTAACCTTTTATGGTTTTTGCTAGGTGTTGGCCGAGCAGCTGCTTGAATTCCTCAACATGAATTATGTTTTGATAGCGCGTTGGACAGCTATCGCTATATTCATTGTTGGAGTCGTCTATCAGATATGGGTAAAGTGGGCACTGAGGAGACCAACCGCATACATGCTAAAAAAGATAGGGAGAGTTTCGCCGTTAGGATATAGAGTTGTAACGGAATTCTTCCGTACACTCATCACCAATATCGCTCTCCAGCTCTTTATTGTCAGAAGGAATCCCCTAAGATGGCTTATGCACTTTTTCATATTTCTCGGAGGCGTTGTCTTTGTTTTCTTCCACGCATTTCCACTGATGTTTGGCTACTCTAAATGGGAATTGTTTATAGGCGCATTAAACCCTAGAACTTGGATCTACCACTACATCTTCTTAGGAGTGATCTTAGCGGGTGTGATGATAGCTGCTATAAGAAGGGTATATCGCAGTGAGGCCCCAGAGGAGCTAGATAGATACAACCTACTACCCATAATCCTAATAGCGATTATCCTGATATCTGGTCTCATAGCAGCCATAGTATTACAAGAGCTTTATCAGATCGCTGGGTGGACCGCTTGGGAGCTAGAGTGTTTCAAGATTCTACACCTGGTCGCAGCCTACACTACGCTAGCGATCTTCCCATTCACGAAATTCTTCCACTTCTTTATACGCTGGATCGCGATATCAGCAAACCTTTACCTCTCATACGAGCCTATGGAGCCGCAGAGGGTTTGCATAAACTGCGGTAAGGGGTTTGCTTCAGAAGCCAGAATGCAGGAACTAACGTCAATAGTCGGCGAACTCCAAGAGGGTTGGCTACTTCAGTACTGTCCTGAATGCAGGAGACTCATCAACTCGAAGCTCGATAGATCTGCGCCCTCCATCACTAGGCCGCAGGCTACGTGAGAGGCCTAGCTCTGAGGAGGCGTTGTGCGGTCTCTATCTTCCTCTCAATCGACGTCTCTACGCTTTCTTCGTATCGTATTGCACCTGTTGGGCAGATAGCGGCGCAGTATGGTAGCAGCCCTTTAGCCCTCCGCTCTGGGCAGAGGTCGCATTTCACCATAAGCTTGCTCTGCTCATCTATCCTCGGTACACCGAACGGGCAGATAAGATAGCAGTTGCGGCAGGCGATGCATCTTGACTCATCAGCGCGCTTCACCACACCATCAGGTAGTTTAATTATGGCTTCAGCTGGGCATACATTAACGCAGGGTGCTTGCTGGCAGTGCATACACACCGTAGGCGCCCACTCACCTTTACTAACTTCTTCCACGAAGATGAGCTCCAACCCCCTATGCGACTTCAGCTGCTTGCAAGCCAGTACACACGCCATACAGCCGATGCAACGCCTCTTGTCGATGCGGAGAATCTTCAAAGCAGACACCTCACTTTCTTTCTACACAAACAGGGATAGCCTTATAGTTCGGTATCTTTGATATGGGGTCAAAGTGCTTGGGGACGACTAGGTTGACCCATCCTTCTTTAAACCAGTGCATAGGCATCGCAACACAATCATCTCTTATTGTGTCGGTCACCTCAGCAACAGCCTCCACTTTACCAGCTTTGCTTCTTACAACTACTCTATCGCCTTGCGATATACCTAGCTTCTCAGCGGTCGCTGGGTGTATCTCTAAGTAAGGCTTTGGGCACTTCTGTTTAAAGAAATCTATTCTTCCAGTCTCTGAAGAGGTCAAGAAGTGGTAAGGGGTCTTGAACGTTATGAGAAGTAGAGGGTACTCGGTTGAAGTAAGCTCAGCCGGCTCAGCGTACTCTACCATATAGAAGGCGGCTAGACCATCGTCGTGTGCAAAGCTGTCTCCATAAAGCCTCTTCTTCTCAATTTTATCGGATACAAGGGGGTCGCCAACCACCGCTAAGCCTTGCTCATCGATATCACGCCTTATGATGGTTTTCTTTGAGTGGGAACTTAACTCGTCAAGAACCTCTTCCGCTGAGCCATACTCGAAACCTTGGTTCGCGCCAAGGATCTTCGCTAGTTGGCAGATGATCTTCCAGTCTTCTTTGGCGTCTTTAGGTGTATTAAAAGCTCTTTTTAGCTTCACGCGCCTACCATCTACAGCATTTATTGTGCCTTCGCTCTCATAAAGCGTTGAGCCAGGTAGGATGACGTGTGCCAGCTTTGCTGTCTCGGTGAGAAAAACGTCTTGTACTACAAGTAGATCCAGCTTTTGCAGAGCATCCACCACAAAACCAGTTTCTGGTAAAGAAACTACTGGGTTTGAGGCCAGTATGTACATCCCCCTTATTTCCCTACGGTATGCAGCCTCTATCATCTCATATACTGTAAACCCCTCTTTTAATCCGTAAGAGCTTGGGTTAGGGTAGCTTGTTACCCCGCTGACGTGCCCCATAAGGGGTAGGAAGCCGCATCCTCTCTTCCCTACTTTACCCGTTGCGAGTGCGAGATTTATGCAGGCAAGCACCGCAGAGACGCCTTTTTGGTGCTGCTCTAACCCCCTTGAGTGAATGACCATAGCGGTGGGGGATTGTGCGTAGAGTCTTGCAAAGGCGCGTAGTTGTTCTTCTTTTACACCCGTGATTTCAGCTACTCTGGCTGGGGTATATTTAGATACAGCCTCCTGCACCGAATCAAAGCCCTTAGTCCTCGCCACTATAAAATCCCTGTCGATCAACCCGCTAATGATAAGCTGATTCAAGGCACCGTTTAGAAACGCCACATCGGTACCGGGTTTGATCTGTATGTGTAGATCTGCCATTCTAGCCGTCTGGGTCTTCCTCGGGTCTATTG includes:
- a CDS encoding 4Fe-4S binding protein; the protein is MKILRIDKRRCIGCMACVLACKQLKSHRGLELIFVEEVSKGEWAPTVCMHCQQAPCVNVCPAEAIIKLPDGVVKRADESRCIACRNCYLICPFGVPRIDEQSKLMVKCDLCPERRAKGLLPYCAAICPTGAIRYEESVETSIERKIETAQRLLRARPLT
- a CDS encoding molybdopterin-dependent oxidoreductase, with the protein product LGYEVIKTPHIDFNDRLGVASARAAYSLSLGSSEPPNPLTDLLATNLILIIGADPCSCHPVLMRYVFDARERDAKIVTIDPRKTQTARMADLHIQIKPGTDVAFLNGALNQLIISGLIDRDFIVARTKGFDSVQEAVSKYTPARVAEITGVKEEQLRAFARLYAQSPTAMVIHSRGLEQHQKGVSAVLACINLALATGKVGKRGCGFLPLMGHVSGVTSYPNPSSYGLKEGFTVYEMIEAAYRREIRGMYILASNPVVSLPETGFVVDALQKLDLLVVQDVFLTETAKLAHVILPGSTLYESEGTINAVDGRRVKLKRAFNTPKDAKEDWKIICQLAKILGANQGFEYGSAEEVLDELSSHSKKTIIRRDIDEQGLAVVGDPLVSDKIEKKRLYGDSFAHDDGLAAFYMVEYAEPAELTSTEYPLLLITFKTPYHFLTSSETGRIDFFKQKCPKPYLEIHPATAEKLGISQGDRVVVRSKAGKVEAVAEVTDTIRDDCVAMPMHWFKEGWVNLVVPKHFDPISKIPNYKAIPVCVERK